In one window of Microtus pennsylvanicus isolate mMicPen1 chromosome 2, mMicPen1.hap1, whole genome shotgun sequence DNA:
- the Oxr1 gene encoding oxidation resistance protein 1 isoform X10 produces the protein MSRLWYGKKGRRHQPVNHKYTLITTKEDINSKQSTPAKADLESESFRPNLSDPSELLLPDQIEKLTKHLPPRTIGYPWTLVYGTGKHGTSLKTLYRTMAGLDTPVLMVIKDSDGQVFGALASEPFKVSDGFYGTGETFVFTFCPEFEVFKWTGDNMFFIKGDMDSLAFGGGGGEFALWLDGDLYHGRSHSCKTFGNHTLSKKEDFFIQDIEIWAFE, from the exons ATTACTACAAAGGAAGACATAAACTCAAAGCAGTCTACCCCAGCGAAAGCAGACCTGGAGTCTGAATCTTTCCGACCAAACCTAAGTGACCCCAGTGAACTCTTACTGCCTGATCAGATTGAAAAG CTTACAAAGCATCTTCCACCAAGAACCATTGGCTATCCATGGACACTCGTGTATGGTACTGGGAAGCATGGCACAAGTTTGAAAACCCTTTATAGAACCATGGCAGGCTTAGACACTCCAGTGCTGATGGTGATTAAAGACAGTGATGGACAG GTCTTTGGTGCACTAGCATCCGAGCCATTTAAAGTAAGCGATGGCTTCTATGGCACTGGAGAAACCTTTGTTTTTACCTTCTGTCCAGAATTTGAG GTCTTTAAGTGGACAGGAGATAATATGTTTTTTATCAAAGGAGACATGGATTCCTTAGCATTTGGTGGTGGAGG CGGAGAATTTGCCCTTTGGCTTGATGGAGATCTCTACCATGGAAGAAGCCATTCCTGTAAAACATTTGGGAATCATACGCTTTCTAAGAAGGAAGATTTCTTTATCCAAGACATTGAAATCTGGGCTTTTGAATAA
- the Oxr1 gene encoding oxidation resistance protein 1 isoform X9 has protein sequence MSRLWYGKKGRRHQPVNHKYTLVVSVAEYHRRIDALNTEELRTLCRRLQITTKEDINSKQSTPAKADLESESFRPNLSDPSELLLPDQIEKLTKHLPPRTIGYPWTLVYGTGKHGTSLKTLYRTMAGLDTPVLMVIKDSDGQVFGALASEPFKVSDGFYGTGETFVFTFCPEFEVFKWTGDNMFFIKGDMDSLAFGGGGGEFALWLDGDLYHGRSHSCKTFGNHTLSKKEDFFIQDIEIWAFE, from the exons GTAGTGTCAGTGGCCGAGTACCACCGCAGGATCGATGCGCTAAACACTGAGGAGCTGCGCACACTCTGCAGACGTCTCCAG ATTACTACAAAGGAAGACATAAACTCAAAGCAGTCTACCCCAGCGAAAGCAGACCTGGAGTCTGAATCTTTCCGACCAAACCTAAGTGACCCCAGTGAACTCTTACTGCCTGATCAGATTGAAAAG CTTACAAAGCATCTTCCACCAAGAACCATTGGCTATCCATGGACACTCGTGTATGGTACTGGGAAGCATGGCACAAGTTTGAAAACCCTTTATAGAACCATGGCAGGCTTAGACACTCCAGTGCTGATGGTGATTAAAGACAGTGATGGACAG GTCTTTGGTGCACTAGCATCCGAGCCATTTAAAGTAAGCGATGGCTTCTATGGCACTGGAGAAACCTTTGTTTTTACCTTCTGTCCAGAATTTGAG GTCTTTAAGTGGACAGGAGATAATATGTTTTTTATCAAAGGAGACATGGATTCCTTAGCATTTGGTGGTGGAGG CGGAGAATTTGCCCTTTGGCTTGATGGAGATCTCTACCATGGAAGAAGCCATTCCTGTAAAACATTTGGGAATCATACGCTTTCTAAGAAGGAAGATTTCTTTATCCAAGACATTGAAATCTGGGCTTTTGAATAA